Proteins from one Panicum virgatum strain AP13 chromosome 7K, P.virgatum_v5, whole genome shotgun sequence genomic window:
- the LOC120640902 gene encoding protein LITTLE ZIPPER 3-like, producing the protein MDRLNAKLYLQNCYIMKENERLRKKALLLNQENQALLTELKQRLAKTAAANTNSAKAKGNAAAAASNRAAIPDLNTAAPGAHGGHEQKAAPKPKKAVAN; encoded by the coding sequence ATGGACAGGCTCAACGCGAAGCTGTACCTGCAGAACTGCTACATCATGAAGGAAAACGAGCGGCTGCGCAAGAAGGCGCTGCTGCTCAACCAGGAGAACCAGGCCCTGCTCACCGAGCTCAAGCAGCGGCTCGCCAAGACGGCGGCGGCCAACACCAACAGCGCCAAGGCCAAAGGgaacgcggccgcggcggccagcaACCGAGCGGCCATCCCTGACCTTAACACTGCCGCTCCGGGGGCGCACGGCGGCCACGAGCAGAAGGCGGCGCCCAAGCCCAAGAAGGCGGTCGCCAACTGA